A window of Anaerolineae bacterium contains these coding sequences:
- the speD gene encoding adenosylmethionine decarboxylase — translation MEKVVASLGDLRGTAERNALGRHLIAEIWTEHPHLLDDLEHLKDAVKTACRAGNLTVVDVLAHKFAPHGATLIALLMESHLSIHTWPEHGYAAVDVFACAGDPERALEVLAQELQAHRVEIVDLDRGLLPEGETPVCRFEPHSEVPTSLAI, via the coding sequence ATGGAGAAGGTTGTGGCTTCTCTGGGGGACCTTCGGGGGACGGCCGAGCGTAACGCTCTTGGGCGTCACCTGATTGCAGAAATTTGGACCGAGCACCCCCACCTGCTGGACGATTTGGAACACCTGAAGGACGCCGTCAAAACCGCCTGTCGTGCAGGCAACCTGACGGTGGTGGATGTGTTGGCCCATAAGTTTGCGCCCCATGGGGCCACCCTCATCGCGTTGCTTATGGAATCCCACCTCTCCATTCACACCTGGCCAGAGCACGGCTACGCCGCGGTGGATGTGTTCGCCTGTGCGGGAGATCCTGAGCGCGCGCTGGAGGTGCTGGCCCAGGAATTACAGGCCCATCGTGTGGAAATCGTGGATCTGGACCGGGGCCTCCTGCCGGAAGGCGAAACGCCCGTCTGCCGCTTTGAGCCCCACAGTGAAGTACCCACCAGTTTAGCCATATGA
- a CDS encoding methyltransferase domain-containing protein, whose amino-acid sequence MNFSGAVAESGFPHRWVLTFVEHWLYRGKSPFQQIDIGEAGPLGRCLFLDGWLQLAEADEHIYHEHLVLPALLAHPHPERVLVLGGGDGLAVREALRHRAVRQVTMVDIDEQVVTACRTHLGSLQQGALDDPRVQVLIKDARRYLRQIPARFDVVLVDLVDFTPDSLALYADILDHLPRVLQPGGIVVGHGPDPGPPHFTGLYLVAFLGQRFPATAWFTGFVGSFGEPWTFVFAAAQPLWAALSPRAWQERAKALVTPPRSFLPENLPAMLRHPSAEEERIRRFGQRPITTLPEPAWHARVLHAGAAQRLFTALRPPEET is encoded by the coding sequence ATGAATTTCTCTGGCGCAGTGGCGGAAAGCGGCTTCCCTCACCGTTGGGTGCTCACCTTTGTCGAGCACTGGCTGTACCGAGGGAAGTCGCCTTTCCAACAAATCGACATCGGCGAGGCCGGCCCTTTAGGCCGGTGCCTCTTTTTAGACGGCTGGCTGCAACTGGCCGAAGCGGACGAACACATTTACCACGAACACCTGGTGCTCCCGGCGCTGCTGGCCCATCCTCATCCCGAACGGGTGCTGGTGTTGGGCGGCGGGGATGGGCTGGCCGTGCGAGAGGCGTTGCGGCACCGCGCGGTGCGCCAGGTGACCATGGTAGACATCGACGAGCAGGTAGTCACCGCCTGCCGCACCCACCTAGGGTCGCTCCAACAAGGCGCGCTGGATGATCCCCGGGTGCAGGTGCTCATCAAAGACGCGCGCCGCTACCTGCGTCAAATCCCGGCACGCTTCGATGTCGTGCTGGTCGATCTGGTGGACTTTACTCCGGATAGCCTCGCGCTCTACGCCGACATCCTGGACCACCTTCCGCGCGTGCTGCAACCCGGAGGCATCGTGGTGGGCCATGGGCCGGATCCCGGCCCACCCCACTTCACGGGGCTGTATCTGGTGGCCTTCCTGGGCCAACGCTTCCCTGCCACGGCGTGGTTCACCGGTTTCGTGGGCAGTTTTGGCGAACCATGGACCTTTGTCTTTGCCGCGGCCCAACCTCTTTGGGCCGCGCTTTCACCCCGCGCGTGGCAGGAGCGGGCCAAAGCGTTGGTCACCCCCCCGCGCTCCTTCCTCCCCGAAAACCTGCCCGCTATGCTGCGCCACCCTTCCGCCGAGGAGGAGCGCATCCGGCGCTTCGGCCAGCGTCCCATCACCACCCTTCCTGAACCCGCCTGGCATGCCCGGGTGTTGCATGCTGGGGCCGCCCAACGGCTTTTCACGGCACTCCGCCCCCCTGAGGAGACCTGA